From one Papio anubis isolate 15944 chromosome 12, Panubis1.0, whole genome shotgun sequence genomic stretch:
- the SLC37A2 gene encoding glucose-6-phosphate exchanger SLC37A2 isoform X2 gives MRSSLAPGVWFFRAFSRDSWFRGSILLLTFLIYTCYHMSRKPISVVKSRLHQNCSEQIKPINDTHSLNDTMWCSWAPFDKDNYKELLAGVDNAFLVAYAIGMFISGVFGERLPLRYYLSAGMLLSGLFTSLFGLGYFWNIHELWYFVVIQVCNGLVQTTGWPSVVTCVGNWFGKGKRGFIMGIWNSHTSVGNILGSLIAGIWVNGQWGLSFVVPGIITAIMGIITFLFLIEHPEDVDCSPPQHHGEPAENQDNPEDPGNSPCSIRDSGLETVAKTSKGPCEEPAAIDFFGALRIPGVVEFSLCLLFAKLVSYTFLYWLPLYIFNVAHFSAKEAGDLSTLFDVGGIIGGIMAGLISDYTNGRATTCCVMLILAAPMMFLYNYIGQDGITSSIVMLIICGGLVNGPYALITTAVSADLGTHKSLKGNAKALSTVTAIIDGTGSIGAALGPLLAGLISPTGWNNVFYMLISADVLACLLLCRLVYKEILAWKVSLSRGSGYKEI, from the exons GTTTCGAGGCTCCATCCTGTTGCTGACCTTCCTCATTTACACCTGCTATCACATGTCCAGGAAGCCCATCAGTGTCGTCAAA AGCCGTCTGCACCAGAACTGCTCGGAGCAGATCAAACCCATCAATGATACTCACAGTCTCAATGACACCATGTGGTGCAGCTGGGCCCCATTTG ACAAGGACAACTACAAGGAGTTACTGGCGGGCGTGGACAACGCCTTCCTTGTCGCCTATGCCATTGGCATGTTCATCAG TGGGGTTTTCGGGGAGCGGCTTCCGCTCCGTTACTACCTCTCGGCTGGAATGCTGCTCAGTGGCCTTTTCACCTCACTCTTTGGCCTGGGATATTTCTGGAACATCCACGAGCTCTGGTACTTTGTGGTCATCCAG gTCTGTAATGGACTCGTCCAGACCACAGGCTGGCCTTCTGTGGTGACCTGCGTTGGCAACTGGTTCGGGAAGGGGAA gCGGGGGTTCATCATGGGCATCTGGAATTCCCACACATCTGTGGGCAACATCCTGGGCTCCCTGATCGCCGGCATCTGGGTGAATGGGCAGTGGGGCCTATCGTTCGTCGTGCCTGGCATCATTACCGCCATCATGGGCATCAtcaccttcctcttcctcatcgAAC acccAGAAGATGTGGACTGCTCCCCTCCTCAGCACCAT GGTGAGCCAGCTGAGAACCAGGACAACCCTGAGGACCCTGGGAACAGTCCCTGCTCTATCAGAGACAGCGGCCTTGAGACTGTGGCCAAAACCTCCAAGGGGCCATGTGAAGAACCTGCTGCCATTGACTTCTTTGGGGCGCTCCGGATCCCA GGCGTGGTCGAGTTCTCTCTGTGTCTGCTGTTTGCCAAGCTGGTCAGTTACACCTTCCTCTACTGGCTGCCCCTCTACATCTTCAATGTGG CTCACTTTAGTGCCAAGGAGGCTGGGGACCTGTCTACACTCTTTGATGTCGGTGGCATCATAG GCGGCATCATGGCAGGGCTCATCTCTGACTACACCAATGGCAGGGCCACCACTTGCTGCGTCATGCTCATCTTGGCTGCCCCCATG aTGTTCCTGTACAACTACATTGGCCAGGACGGGATCACCAGCTCCATAG TGATGCTGATCATCTGCGGGGGCCTGGTCAACGGCCCATACGCGCTCATCACCACTGCTGTCTCTGCTGACCTG GGCACTCACAAGAGCCTGAAGGGCAACGCCAAAGCCCTGTCCACAGTCACAGCCATCATCGACGGCACCGGCTCCATAG GTGCAGCTCTGGGGCCTCTGCTGGCTGGTCTCATCTCCCCCACGGGCTGGAACAACGTCTTCTACATGCTTATCTCTGCCGACGTCCTAGCCTGCTTG CTCCTCTGTCGGTTAGTGTACAAAGAGATCTTGGCCTGGAAGGTGTCCCTGAGCAGAGGCAGCGG GTATAAAGAAATATGA
- the SLC37A2 gene encoding glucose-6-phosphate exchanger SLC37A2 isoform X3: MSRKPISVVKSRLHQNCSEQIKPINDTHSLNDTMWCSWAPFDKDNYKELLAGVDNAFLVAYAIGMFISGVFGERLPLRYYLSAGMLLSGLFTSLFGLGYFWNIHELWYFVVIQVCNGLVQTTGWPSVVTCVGNWFGKGKRGFIMGIWNSHTSVGNILGSLIAGIWVNGQWGLSFVVPGIITAIMGIITFLFLIEHPEDVDCSPPQHHGEPAENQDNPEDPGNSPCSIRDSGLETVAKTSKGPCEEPAAIDFFGALRIPGVVEFSLCLLFAKLVSYTFLYWLPLYIFNVAHFSAKEAGDLSTLFDVGGIIGGIMAGLISDYTNGRATTCCVMLILAAPMMFLYNYIGQDGITSSIVMLIICGGLVNGPYALITTAVSADLGTHKSLKGNAKALSTVTAIIDGTGSIGAALGPLLAGLISPTGWNNVFYMLISADVLACLLLCRLVYKEILAWKVSLSRGSGSSVVLTHQR, from the exons ATGTCCAGGAAGCCCATCAGTGTCGTCAAA AGCCGTCTGCACCAGAACTGCTCGGAGCAGATCAAACCCATCAATGATACTCACAGTCTCAATGACACCATGTGGTGCAGCTGGGCCCCATTTG ACAAGGACAACTACAAGGAGTTACTGGCGGGCGTGGACAACGCCTTCCTTGTCGCCTATGCCATTGGCATGTTCATCAG TGGGGTTTTCGGGGAGCGGCTTCCGCTCCGTTACTACCTCTCGGCTGGAATGCTGCTCAGTGGCCTTTTCACCTCACTCTTTGGCCTGGGATATTTCTGGAACATCCACGAGCTCTGGTACTTTGTGGTCATCCAG gTCTGTAATGGACTCGTCCAGACCACAGGCTGGCCTTCTGTGGTGACCTGCGTTGGCAACTGGTTCGGGAAGGGGAA gCGGGGGTTCATCATGGGCATCTGGAATTCCCACACATCTGTGGGCAACATCCTGGGCTCCCTGATCGCCGGCATCTGGGTGAATGGGCAGTGGGGCCTATCGTTCGTCGTGCCTGGCATCATTACCGCCATCATGGGCATCAtcaccttcctcttcctcatcgAAC acccAGAAGATGTGGACTGCTCCCCTCCTCAGCACCAT GGTGAGCCAGCTGAGAACCAGGACAACCCTGAGGACCCTGGGAACAGTCCCTGCTCTATCAGAGACAGCGGCCTTGAGACTGTGGCCAAAACCTCCAAGGGGCCATGTGAAGAACCTGCTGCCATTGACTTCTTTGGGGCGCTCCGGATCCCA GGCGTGGTCGAGTTCTCTCTGTGTCTGCTGTTTGCCAAGCTGGTCAGTTACACCTTCCTCTACTGGCTGCCCCTCTACATCTTCAATGTGG CTCACTTTAGTGCCAAGGAGGCTGGGGACCTGTCTACACTCTTTGATGTCGGTGGCATCATAG GCGGCATCATGGCAGGGCTCATCTCTGACTACACCAATGGCAGGGCCACCACTTGCTGCGTCATGCTCATCTTGGCTGCCCCCATG aTGTTCCTGTACAACTACATTGGCCAGGACGGGATCACCAGCTCCATAG TGATGCTGATCATCTGCGGGGGCCTGGTCAACGGCCCATACGCGCTCATCACCACTGCTGTCTCTGCTGACCTG GGCACTCACAAGAGCCTGAAGGGCAACGCCAAAGCCCTGTCCACAGTCACAGCCATCATCGACGGCACCGGCTCCATAG GTGCAGCTCTGGGGCCTCTGCTGGCTGGTCTCATCTCCCCCACGGGCTGGAACAACGTCTTCTACATGCTTATCTCTGCCGACGTCCTAGCCTGCTTG CTCCTCTGTCGGTTAGTGTACAAAGAGATCTTGGCCTGGAAGGTGTCCCTGAGCAGAGGCAGCGG CTCTAGTGTGGTCCTAACCCACCAGCGATAG
- the SLC37A2 gene encoding glucose-6-phosphate exchanger SLC37A2 isoform X4 yields the protein MWCSWAPFDKDNYKELLAGVDNAFLVAYAIGMFISGVFGERLPLRYYLSAGMLLSGLFTSLFGLGYFWNIHELWYFVVIQVCNGLVQTTGWPSVVTCVGNWFGKGKRGFIMGIWNSHTSVGNILGSLIAGIWVNGQWGLSFVVPGIITAIMGIITFLFLIEHPEDVDCSPPQHHGEPAENQDNPEDPGNSPCSIRDSGLETVAKTSKGPCEEPAAIDFFGALRIPGVVEFSLCLLFAKLVSYTFLYWLPLYIFNVAHFSAKEAGDLSTLFDVGGIIGGIMAGLISDYTNGRATTCCVMLILAAPMMFLYNYIGQDGITSSIVMLIICGGLVNGPYALITTAVSADLGTHKSLKGNAKALSTVTAIIDGTGSIGAALGPLLAGLISPTGWNNVFYMLISADVLACLLLCRLVYKEILAWKVSLSRGSGSSVVLTHQR from the exons ATGTGGTGCAGCTGGGCCCCATTTG ACAAGGACAACTACAAGGAGTTACTGGCGGGCGTGGACAACGCCTTCCTTGTCGCCTATGCCATTGGCATGTTCATCAG TGGGGTTTTCGGGGAGCGGCTTCCGCTCCGTTACTACCTCTCGGCTGGAATGCTGCTCAGTGGCCTTTTCACCTCACTCTTTGGCCTGGGATATTTCTGGAACATCCACGAGCTCTGGTACTTTGTGGTCATCCAG gTCTGTAATGGACTCGTCCAGACCACAGGCTGGCCTTCTGTGGTGACCTGCGTTGGCAACTGGTTCGGGAAGGGGAA gCGGGGGTTCATCATGGGCATCTGGAATTCCCACACATCTGTGGGCAACATCCTGGGCTCCCTGATCGCCGGCATCTGGGTGAATGGGCAGTGGGGCCTATCGTTCGTCGTGCCTGGCATCATTACCGCCATCATGGGCATCAtcaccttcctcttcctcatcgAAC acccAGAAGATGTGGACTGCTCCCCTCCTCAGCACCAT GGTGAGCCAGCTGAGAACCAGGACAACCCTGAGGACCCTGGGAACAGTCCCTGCTCTATCAGAGACAGCGGCCTTGAGACTGTGGCCAAAACCTCCAAGGGGCCATGTGAAGAACCTGCTGCCATTGACTTCTTTGGGGCGCTCCGGATCCCA GGCGTGGTCGAGTTCTCTCTGTGTCTGCTGTTTGCCAAGCTGGTCAGTTACACCTTCCTCTACTGGCTGCCCCTCTACATCTTCAATGTGG CTCACTTTAGTGCCAAGGAGGCTGGGGACCTGTCTACACTCTTTGATGTCGGTGGCATCATAG GCGGCATCATGGCAGGGCTCATCTCTGACTACACCAATGGCAGGGCCACCACTTGCTGCGTCATGCTCATCTTGGCTGCCCCCATG aTGTTCCTGTACAACTACATTGGCCAGGACGGGATCACCAGCTCCATAG TGATGCTGATCATCTGCGGGGGCCTGGTCAACGGCCCATACGCGCTCATCACCACTGCTGTCTCTGCTGACCTG GGCACTCACAAGAGCCTGAAGGGCAACGCCAAAGCCCTGTCCACAGTCACAGCCATCATCGACGGCACCGGCTCCATAG GTGCAGCTCTGGGGCCTCTGCTGGCTGGTCTCATCTCCCCCACGGGCTGGAACAACGTCTTCTACATGCTTATCTCTGCCGACGTCCTAGCCTGCTTG CTCCTCTGTCGGTTAGTGTACAAAGAGATCTTGGCCTGGAAGGTGTCCCTGAGCAGAGGCAGCGG CTCTAGTGTGGTCCTAACCCACCAGCGATAG
- the SLC37A2 gene encoding glucose-6-phosphate exchanger SLC37A2 isoform X1 codes for MRSSLAPGVWFFRAFSRDSWFRGSILLLTFLIYTCYHMSRKPISVVKSRLHQNCSEQIKPINDTHSLNDTMWCSWAPFDKDNYKELLAGVDNAFLVAYAIGMFISGVFGERLPLRYYLSAGMLLSGLFTSLFGLGYFWNIHELWYFVVIQVCNGLVQTTGWPSVVTCVGNWFGKGKRGFIMGIWNSHTSVGNILGSLIAGIWVNGQWGLSFVVPGIITAIMGIITFLFLIEHPEDVDCSPPQHHGEPAENQDNPEDPGNSPCSIRDSGLETVAKTSKGPCEEPAAIDFFGALRIPGVVEFSLCLLFAKLVSYTFLYWLPLYIFNVAHFSAKEAGDLSTLFDVGGIIGGIMAGLISDYTNGRATTCCVMLILAAPMMFLYNYIGQDGITSSIVMLIICGGLVNGPYALITTAVSADLGTHKSLKGNAKALSTVTAIIDGTGSIGAALGPLLAGLISPTGWNNVFYMLISADVLACLLLCRLVYKEILAWKVSLSRGSGSSVVLTHQR; via the exons GTTTCGAGGCTCCATCCTGTTGCTGACCTTCCTCATTTACACCTGCTATCACATGTCCAGGAAGCCCATCAGTGTCGTCAAA AGCCGTCTGCACCAGAACTGCTCGGAGCAGATCAAACCCATCAATGATACTCACAGTCTCAATGACACCATGTGGTGCAGCTGGGCCCCATTTG ACAAGGACAACTACAAGGAGTTACTGGCGGGCGTGGACAACGCCTTCCTTGTCGCCTATGCCATTGGCATGTTCATCAG TGGGGTTTTCGGGGAGCGGCTTCCGCTCCGTTACTACCTCTCGGCTGGAATGCTGCTCAGTGGCCTTTTCACCTCACTCTTTGGCCTGGGATATTTCTGGAACATCCACGAGCTCTGGTACTTTGTGGTCATCCAG gTCTGTAATGGACTCGTCCAGACCACAGGCTGGCCTTCTGTGGTGACCTGCGTTGGCAACTGGTTCGGGAAGGGGAA gCGGGGGTTCATCATGGGCATCTGGAATTCCCACACATCTGTGGGCAACATCCTGGGCTCCCTGATCGCCGGCATCTGGGTGAATGGGCAGTGGGGCCTATCGTTCGTCGTGCCTGGCATCATTACCGCCATCATGGGCATCAtcaccttcctcttcctcatcgAAC acccAGAAGATGTGGACTGCTCCCCTCCTCAGCACCAT GGTGAGCCAGCTGAGAACCAGGACAACCCTGAGGACCCTGGGAACAGTCCCTGCTCTATCAGAGACAGCGGCCTTGAGACTGTGGCCAAAACCTCCAAGGGGCCATGTGAAGAACCTGCTGCCATTGACTTCTTTGGGGCGCTCCGGATCCCA GGCGTGGTCGAGTTCTCTCTGTGTCTGCTGTTTGCCAAGCTGGTCAGTTACACCTTCCTCTACTGGCTGCCCCTCTACATCTTCAATGTGG CTCACTTTAGTGCCAAGGAGGCTGGGGACCTGTCTACACTCTTTGATGTCGGTGGCATCATAG GCGGCATCATGGCAGGGCTCATCTCTGACTACACCAATGGCAGGGCCACCACTTGCTGCGTCATGCTCATCTTGGCTGCCCCCATG aTGTTCCTGTACAACTACATTGGCCAGGACGGGATCACCAGCTCCATAG TGATGCTGATCATCTGCGGGGGCCTGGTCAACGGCCCATACGCGCTCATCACCACTGCTGTCTCTGCTGACCTG GGCACTCACAAGAGCCTGAAGGGCAACGCCAAAGCCCTGTCCACAGTCACAGCCATCATCGACGGCACCGGCTCCATAG GTGCAGCTCTGGGGCCTCTGCTGGCTGGTCTCATCTCCCCCACGGGCTGGAACAACGTCTTCTACATGCTTATCTCTGCCGACGTCCTAGCCTGCTTG CTCCTCTGTCGGTTAGTGTACAAAGAGATCTTGGCCTGGAAGGTGTCCCTGAGCAGAGGCAGCGG CTCTAGTGTGGTCCTAACCCACCAGCGATAG